The Chloroflexota bacterium genome has a segment encoding these proteins:
- a CDS encoding LysR family transcriptional regulator, giving the protein MDLRELRTFCAVAKLGSISAAARALDLGQPAATKHLKKLEDQVGVELLLRGRRPIQLTRAGTVLLEMAGPLVEGFSALESFNRHLEGTNPVTVASTAILIAQALPGPVRNFRQRHPGHLLRLWPRSESEILAMVASGEADLGIVPTGNVPAGFDFAPLFTINRVLIAAKDHPVSDLLELTYSSLARWPMVMLGARSRTRRLLDEAFQNRGISYELAVETDSAEAIKQYVAGGEGISILPDIALSPGDAADLDILPVSNLMPADLVGVVTLRGKPISQVAQSFIEELGSLPSRMPGEVAPTPACPAAASAARPSASGT; this is encoded by the coding sequence ATGGACTTGAGAGAACTGCGGACCTTTTGCGCCGTGGCCAAGCTGGGCAGCATCTCGGCGGCGGCCCGCGCCCTTGACCTTGGCCAGCCCGCGGCCACCAAGCACCTCAAGAAGCTGGAGGACCAAGTTGGGGTGGAGCTGCTCCTGCGGGGCAGGCGCCCCATCCAGCTCACCAGGGCGGGCACCGTGCTGCTGGAGATGGCCGGCCCGTTGGTGGAGGGCTTCAGCGCCCTTGAGTCCTTCAACCGCCACCTGGAAGGCACAAACCCCGTGACCGTCGCCAGCACGGCCATCCTCATCGCGCAGGCCCTTCCGGGCCCGGTGCGCAACTTCCGCCAGAGACACCCCGGCCACCTGTTGCGGCTGTGGCCTCGGAGCGAGTCTGAAATCCTCGCCATGGTGGCCTCAGGCGAAGCTGACCTCGGCATCGTGCCCACGGGCAACGTCCCGGCAGGGTTCGACTTCGCCCCGCTGTTCACCATCAACCGGGTGTTGATAGCCGCGAAGGACCACCCCGTGTCCGACCTGCTGGAGCTCACCTACAGCTCGCTCGCTAGGTGGCCGATGGTGATGCTTGGCGCCCGTTCCCGCACGCGAAGGCTGCTGGACGAGGCCTTCCAGAATCGCGGCATCAGCTACGAGCTTGCCGTCGAGACCGACAGCGCCGAGGCGATCAAGCAGTACGTCGCGGGCGGCGAGGGCATCTCCATCCTGCCCGACATCGCCCTCTCCCCGGGCGACGCCGCTGACCTCGACATCCTGCCCGTCTCCAATCTCATGCCGGCGGACCTGGTTGGGGTTGTGACCCTGCGAGGAAAGCCAATCTCCCAGGTCGCCCAGAGTTTCATCGAGGAGCTGGGCAGCCTGCCGAGCAGGATGCCTGGCGAGGTTGCCCCTACTCCGGCATGCCCCGCCGCCGCTTCTGCGGCACGCCCATCAGCGTCAGGAACATGA
- a CDS encoding SagB/ThcOx family dehydrogenase, translating into MNSDNAVAAILDYHRKTDHSVQSVREGNISLDFSILPRLYKLYRRAEKVALPEDVKPSDVPAMAAIAGDAPTTGGAPTLDDVAALLKLSAGVTKWLKVPNGQMAFRAASCTGALYHIELYLVCGDLPDLPAGVYQYGAQDNALRRVRSGDYRGALAGATAGHDGVASAPVSIVYTSVFWRNAWKYQSRAYRHTYWDCGTILANTLSVAASRGLATGLVTGFVDDDVNRVVDVDGAREAAVAIVPVGSGAGAIAATAAPARLNLETLPYSPKEIDYPLIREAHAATSLDGAGAAAWRGLDGGAQAETGGPAPVEAEGESVERVILRRGSTRQFQLAPIGEGALRTMLAAAARPLPGDWPSLDDRPLNTMYVIVNAVDGLELGGYVYHPEAGELDLLHSGDHRFIAGHLGLNQALAHDAAVNVYFLTDLNAVTASMGARGYRAAQLDASIRAGRLYLSAYTMGLGATGLTFFDEEVTRFFSPHAAGKSVMFLTLMGVPQKRRRGMPE; encoded by the coding sequence ATGAACTCCGATAACGCCGTCGCGGCGATTCTGGACTACCACCGAAAGACGGACCACTCCGTGCAGAGCGTGCGGGAGGGCAACATCTCCCTCGACTTCTCCATCCTGCCGAGGCTGTACAAGCTCTACCGGCGGGCGGAGAAGGTGGCTTTGCCCGAGGACGTCAAGCCGTCGGACGTGCCGGCGATGGCGGCCATAGCGGGGGATGCCCCGACGACGGGCGGCGCGCCGACGCTGGACGATGTAGCCGCGCTACTGAAGCTCTCGGCGGGCGTCACCAAGTGGCTCAAGGTGCCCAACGGCCAAATGGCGTTCCGGGCGGCGTCCTGCACCGGCGCGCTATACCACATCGAGCTGTACTTGGTGTGCGGCGACCTGCCTGACCTGCCCGCAGGGGTGTACCAGTACGGGGCGCAGGACAACGCCCTCCGGCGTGTTCGGTCCGGCGACTACCGCGGGGCGCTGGCAGGCGCGACGGCGGGGCACGACGGGGTGGCGTCGGCGCCGGTGTCCATCGTGTATACAAGCGTGTTCTGGCGGAACGCGTGGAAGTACCAGAGCCGCGCATACCGGCACACGTACTGGGACTGTGGCACCATCCTCGCGAACACGCTGTCGGTGGCGGCATCCCGGGGGTTGGCCACAGGGCTGGTCACCGGCTTCGTGGACGACGACGTGAACCGCGTCGTCGACGTGGACGGGGCGCGCGAGGCGGCCGTCGCCATCGTGCCCGTGGGGAGTGGAGCCGGGGCCATCGCGGCGACGGCGGCGCCCGCCCGATTGAACCTCGAAACCCTGCCGTACTCGCCAAAGGAGATCGACTACCCGCTCATCCGCGAGGCGCACGCGGCAACGTCGCTGGACGGGGCGGGCGCCGCCGCGTGGCGGGGGCTCGACGGCGGGGCGCAGGCGGAGACGGGAGGGCCGGCGCCGGTTGAGGCAGAGGGAGAGTCTGTCGAGCGGGTGATCTTGCGGCGCGGGTCGACACGGCAGTTTCAGCTTGCCCCCATCGGCGAGGGCGCGCTGCGCACGATGCTGGCGGCGGCTGCGCGGCCGCTGCCGGGCGACTGGCCGTCTCTTGATGACAGACCGCTGAACACAATGTACGTCATCGTGAACGCGGTGGACGGGCTGGAGCTGGGCGGGTACGTGTACCACCCGGAGGCCGGTGAGCTCGATCTGTTGCACTCCGGCGACCATCGCTTCATTGCGGGGCACCTGGGCCTCAACCAGGCGCTGGCCCACGACGCGGCGGTGAACGTCTACTTCCTGACGGACCTGAACGCCGTGACAGCGTCGATGGGCGCTCGCGGGTACCGGGCGGCGCAACTGGACGCGAGCATTCGCGCGGGGCGGCTCTATCTGTCGGCGTACACGATGGGCCTCGGCGCGACGGGGCTCACGTTCTTCGACGAGGAGGTGACGCGGTTCTTCTCGCCCCATGCGGCGGGAAAGAGCGTCATGTTCCTGACGCTGATGGGCGTGCCGCAGAAGCGGCGGCGGGGCATGCCGGAGTAG
- a CDS encoding DUF6282 family protein — MADEAAVKELVRGAYDMHIHSEPDVLPRKFNDIVLAEHAVEAGMAGVVLKSHYICTADRASLINQMFPQMRAFGGLVLNNSMGGMNPLAVDVAGRLGNKVVWFPTVDAENEVKNITGENVDGKPQPYWMTIARAMREKGIAGDPVKVVVDGKVTHAAIQCMEVIAEYDMILATGHISPEEMLPVVKAAREAKVNRVIITHPEFPATYLDQDQQRALGKYDVMFERCFTQPYTKKVEWETVYDNIRKIGPNSTILSTDLGQSTAPWVEEGLGIFIGNLLDNGFTPSEIETMSHQNAGEILGQLEPAKA; from the coding sequence ATGGCCGACGAGGCAGCAGTCAAGGAGTTGGTCCGCGGCGCGTACGACATGCACATCCACAGCGAGCCCGACGTGCTCCCGCGCAAGTTCAACGACATCGTGCTGGCCGAGCACGCCGTCGAGGCCGGCATGGCCGGGGTCGTGCTCAAGTCCCACTACATCTGCACGGCGGACCGCGCCAGCCTCATCAACCAGATGTTCCCGCAGATGAGGGCCTTCGGCGGCCTCGTCCTCAACAACTCCATGGGCGGCATGAACCCCCTCGCCGTCGACGTCGCCGGCCGCCTCGGCAACAAGGTCGTCTGGTTCCCCACCGTCGATGCGGAGAACGAGGTCAAGAACATCACCGGCGAGAACGTCGACGGCAAGCCGCAGCCCTACTGGATGACCATCGCCCGCGCCATGCGCGAGAAGGGCATCGCCGGCGACCCCGTGAAGGTCGTCGTCGACGGCAAGGTGACCCACGCGGCCATCCAGTGCATGGAGGTCATCGCCGAGTACGACATGATCCTCGCCACCGGCCATATCTCGCCGGAGGAGATGCTCCCCGTCGTCAAGGCCGCCCGCGAGGCCAAGGTCAACCGCGTCATCATCACCCACCCGGAGTTCCCGGCCACCTACCTGGACCAGGACCAGCAGCGCGCCCTCGGCAAGTACGACGTCATGTTCGAGCGTTGCTTCACCCAGCCCTACACCAAGAAGGTCGAGTGGGAGACCGTCTACGACAACATCCGCAAGATCGGCCCCAACTCCACCATCCTCTCCACGGACCTCGGCCAGAGCACGGCCCCGTGGGTCGAGGAGGGCCTCGGCATCTTCATCGGCAACCTGCTCGATAACGGCTTCACTCCCTCGGAGATCGAAACGATGTCCCACCAGAACGCCGGCGAGATCCTCGGCCAGCTGGAGCCAGCCAAGGCATAG
- a CDS encoding MFS transporter: MTTPDILRRNANRLFYGWWIVGAAIVIQGLQGGLLLQAFGAYFLRLQEEFGWSSAALAWSFSILQLQNGLLGPVQGLLVDRFGPRVVLTAGVIVLALGFLLLSQIQSLLTFYLAFVVLSVGFGLSGYLTLIVAVANWFQRRRSLALALSTTGLGLGGMLVPLVAVALTTFGWRTTAIASCVIILAVGLPLMPIIRGRPERYGMRPDGGPDPRAAATTSRAALAGRDFTVGEALRTRAFWLISLGHGSALLVVGAIMVHLIPHIVHRLDVSLESAALVVTVMTMTSMVGQIGGGLLGDRVDKRLICAAGMVAHCVALLGITFATSLGVVYFFSIIHGLAWGGRGPLMGAIRADYFGRRALGTIMGLSSVIVTMGIMFGPVFAGWMADVNGDYQTGFVVLAVMTGLASVFFLAAKRPPQPTRRLADMRRRVLERRERDIERQATGRTRGLG, translated from the coding sequence TTGACTACACCGGACATACTCAGGAGGAACGCCAACCGCCTGTTCTACGGGTGGTGGATTGTCGGGGCGGCAATCGTCATACAGGGGCTGCAGGGCGGCCTGCTGCTGCAGGCGTTCGGCGCGTACTTTCTGCGGCTGCAGGAAGAGTTCGGGTGGAGCAGCGCGGCTCTTGCGTGGTCGTTCTCCATCCTGCAGCTGCAGAACGGGCTGCTAGGCCCGGTGCAGGGGCTGCTCGTCGACCGGTTCGGGCCGAGGGTGGTGCTGACGGCCGGGGTCATCGTGCTTGCCCTGGGGTTTCTCCTCCTGAGCCAGATCCAATCGCTCCTGACGTTCTACCTTGCCTTCGTGGTGCTGTCGGTGGGGTTTGGTTTGAGCGGGTACCTGACGCTCATCGTCGCCGTGGCGAACTGGTTCCAGCGGCGCCGGTCGCTGGCGCTGGCGCTCTCGACGACGGGGTTAGGGCTCGGCGGGATGCTGGTGCCGCTGGTGGCCGTCGCGCTGACGACGTTCGGATGGCGAACGACGGCCATCGCATCGTGCGTCATCATCCTCGCCGTGGGGCTGCCGCTGATGCCGATCATTCGCGGCAGGCCGGAGCGCTACGGCATGCGGCCGGACGGCGGGCCCGACCCTCGGGCGGCGGCCACCACCTCGCGGGCGGCGCTGGCGGGACGGGACTTCACCGTGGGCGAGGCGCTCCGCACGCGTGCGTTCTGGCTGATCTCCCTTGGCCACGGCAGCGCGCTGCTGGTGGTGGGCGCAATTATGGTGCACCTCATCCCGCACATCGTGCACCGGCTGGACGTGTCGCTGGAGTCGGCGGCGCTCGTGGTCACGGTGATGACCATGACCTCAATGGTGGGGCAGATCGGCGGCGGGCTACTGGGCGACAGGGTCGACAAGCGGCTCATCTGCGCGGCCGGCATGGTGGCGCACTGCGTGGCGCTGCTGGGAATCACGTTCGCGACCTCGCTGGGCGTTGTCTACTTCTTCTCGATCATCCACGGGCTGGCGTGGGGCGGCCGGGGACCGCTGATGGGCGCGATACGGGCCGACTACTTCGGGCGGCGGGCGCTGGGGACGATCATGGGGTTGTCATCGGTCATCGTCACAATGGGCATCATGTTCGGGCCGGTGTTCGCGGGGTGGATGGCGGACGTAAATGGCGACTATCAGACGGGATTTGTGGTGCTTGCCGTCATGACGGGGCTGGCGTCTGTGTTCTTCCTAGCTGCGAAGAGGCCTCCGCAGCCCACGCGAAGGCTGGCGGATATGCGGCGGCGAGTGCTGGAGCGGCGGGAGCGGGACATCGAGCGGCAGGCGACGGGCCGGACCCGGGGGCTGGGCTAG
- a CDS encoding MFS transporter — protein MTQIAPDIVRRNAGKVFFGWWIVGAAVFIQFLHGGLLFQAFGAYFVRLREEFGWSSASLSWSFSLLRIESGLLGPFQGWLIDKFGPRAVLVVGLIIFAIGFMMLSRIDSLLDFYLAFVVIAIGSGLGGFLTLFVTVSNWFRRRRATALALSQTGASIGGIFVPVVALSLIHFGWQTTAFASGVIILVVGLPLVPIFRTRPEQYGMIPDGRRYEPTPAESRTTPVQIGPEREFTAREAMRTPAFWFISFGHGSALFVVGAIMVHLIPHLVQKLDVPLETASAVITVITTAQIAGLVSGGILGDRMDKRLIAAACMLGHTVALMGIAFADSMWLVYVFAVIHGLAWGARGPLMGAIRADYFGLKAIGTIMGLSSLIVTIGNVFGPVFAGWMADVRGDYQLGFVILAAMTGVGTVFFLAAKRPSVPESAWARGRRLVMQRRARGQG, from the coding sequence TTGACACAAATAGCGCCGGACATTGTGCGGAGGAACGCCGGAAAGGTGTTCTTTGGGTGGTGGATTGTCGGGGCGGCAGTCTTCATCCAGTTCCTGCACGGCGGGCTGCTGTTCCAGGCGTTCGGCGCGTACTTCGTTCGGCTGCGGGAGGAGTTCGGGTGGAGCAGCGCGTCCCTCTCGTGGTCGTTCTCGCTGCTGCGAATCGAGAGCGGGCTGCTGGGGCCGTTTCAGGGCTGGCTCATCGACAAGTTCGGACCTCGCGCTGTCCTTGTGGTCGGGCTGATCATCTTTGCCATCGGCTTCATGATGCTCAGCCGGATTGACTCGCTGCTCGACTTCTACCTCGCCTTCGTGGTCATTGCGATTGGGAGCGGGCTTGGCGGGTTCCTCACGCTGTTCGTGACGGTGTCCAACTGGTTCCGCAGGCGGCGGGCGACGGCGCTGGCGCTCTCGCAGACGGGGGCGAGCATCGGCGGGATCTTCGTGCCCGTGGTGGCGCTGTCGCTGATCCACTTCGGGTGGCAGACGACGGCCTTTGCCTCGGGCGTCATCATCCTAGTGGTTGGGCTGCCGCTGGTGCCCATCTTCCGAACGAGGCCGGAGCAGTATGGGATGATCCCAGACGGGCGCCGGTATGAGCCTACCCCAGCAGAGAGCCGGACCACGCCGGTGCAGATCGGGCCCGAACGGGAGTTCACGGCGCGGGAGGCGATGCGGACGCCCGCCTTCTGGTTCATCTCGTTCGGGCACGGGAGCGCGCTGTTCGTGGTGGGCGCGATCATGGTGCACCTGATTCCCCACCTCGTGCAGAAGCTGGACGTCCCGCTGGAGACAGCGTCGGCGGTGATCACGGTGATCACGACGGCGCAGATTGCGGGGCTGGTGAGCGGCGGGATCCTGGGCGACCGGATGGACAAGCGGCTCATCGCTGCGGCGTGCATGCTGGGCCACACGGTGGCGCTGATGGGGATAGCGTTTGCGGACTCCATGTGGCTGGTCTACGTCTTCGCGGTGATACACGGGCTGGCATGGGGCGCGCGGGGGCCGCTGATGGGGGCAATCCGGGCGGACTACTTCGGGCTGAAGGCAATCGGGACGATCATGGGGCTTTCGTCCCTCATTGTGACCATCGGCAACGTGTTCGGGCCGGTGTTCGCGGGGTGGATGGCCGACGTGCGGGGGGACTACCAACTGGGATTCGTGATTCTTGCGGCGATGACGGGCGTCGGGACCGTCTTCTTCCTCGCGGCGAAGCGGCCGTCGGTGCCCGAGAGCGCGTGGGCGCGCGGGCGGCGGCTGGTGATGCAGCGGCGCGCGCGGGGGCAGGGCTAG
- a CDS encoding MaoC family dehydratase: MIHDGKERYGRYLEDFQVGDVYRHWPGKTITESDNNLFCLLTMNHNPLHLDENYMQEHQHGRILVAGPLVLSVAVGMSVIDTSGKAIANLEYERVTHDGPVFAGDTIYAESEVLEVRESASRPDRGVVYIETRAHNQRDERVLTYRRRFLAPKRPA, encoded by the coding sequence ATGATCCACGACGGCAAGGAACGCTACGGGCGCTACCTGGAGGACTTCCAGGTGGGCGACGTGTACCGCCACTGGCCGGGCAAGACGATCACGGAGAGCGACAACAATCTCTTCTGCCTCCTCACCATGAACCACAACCCTCTGCACCTGGACGAGAACTACATGCAGGAACACCAGCACGGGCGCATCCTCGTGGCGGGGCCGCTGGTGCTGAGCGTGGCGGTCGGCATGAGCGTCATCGACACGTCGGGGAAGGCCATCGCGAACCTGGAGTACGAGAGGGTCACGCACGACGGGCCGGTATTCGCGGGGGACACCATCTACGCCGAGAGCGAGGTGCTGGAGGTGCGGGAGTCGGCGTCGCGGCCGGACCGCGGGGTCGTGTACATCGAGACGCGGGCGCATAACCAGCGTGACGAGCGCGTGCTGACGTACCGGCGACGGTTCCTCGCGCCCAAGAGGCCGGCATGA